Genomic segment of Hoplias malabaricus isolate fHopMal1 chromosome 14, fHopMal1.hap1, whole genome shotgun sequence:
acctaccaacgtgtgtttttggaccataggaagaaaccggggcacccagaggaaacccatgcagacacagggagaacacactatacTCCTCACAGGCAGGAGAAGGACACAAACCCTCAACCCCAgagctctggagctgtgtgacagtgacatgaATGAATGCCGTGAACACCACATCAACGTCACCAAAGACTGCAATGGTGTCATGCCAGCCATCATGGAGTCATTCAGAATGACAGCAGGCTTCGGCATTTGTCTTGGTGAAGATGACCAAAGAATCCGTGTGTGGAAGCACTGTGGTCAGAGCCAAGATGGACGGTTTTGTTGTCACTACTTCGTAGCTCAATACGTAACTCAATAAATAAAGCCCACATCGgtgtaatgtatatatatatatatatatatatatatatatatatatatatatatacctgtatgtatcattttaaaagcCTTTTGAGTGCGGCAGTAATTGGAGACCTTGCTGCAGTCATAGGTCTGCCTTGTGCTAACTGCAGTCTGCATGTCTAATAGATGTGCTTTGTTACATGCTTGTCCTTAAGTTCTTCATGGTGCGCATTTGATTGAAATGAAGAGTGTGGCCTGCCAGCTCACCTGGTGTGCCCTTGGTGCAGAAGCATTTAGACTATTTGTATGTTGCTGGTAAAAAGGTGTTTTGTCTCTGCATGACATGATGCTTTGCCGTGTGCCCTTATGCCTGCATGAACAGCTGTTCAAACCACTGGAAGCCCAGAGAACAGATGGCCTCACCtgacaaaaaggaaaaagagcaGAGGAGACACTAACAGCCATCGGAAAGAATTAAATCCGAGGATGCCGTCACTGGTCAGTCTCTGTGTGAGAAGTTAGTGTaacataaatcatttaaaagcaACTTAAAAGATTCTGGGAAACTTCTGTTccctgtttacattcagaagctctacgtcttttaaagtggaacaacaTATTTCAACCATCTAAGCACTAGCAGATGTAATTTATCTTCCatgaatagagagagaaaaccaaACATACCAGATAAAGACCCTTTGAAATTTTTTACCAATTTATTGACACCAGGGCTTTGGAAAACACGAGACCTGTTTTCAGCAGGCAAACAAGTTGGAGTAAATTGTGATGAAACATCTTatgaattttatgaaaagtatttatttatttatttatttatttactcatttacatatttattttttacattaaaatcttgaatgtcacctttaagtaTTCCAACTTGGAAAAAGCCTAAATGCCCACTCTAGTTTATAGTCTAAGATTGAgctgaaaatatgttttattaactAAAATCATAGGACTGATATACAGGTTTATGACTGGAGGTTATCCACTGAATGATTAGATAATCAGATACTGATTCACTGGTAATCCACTGAGGATTACAATGAGAATTGTAATCTTATGAAATGGTAAAGTACTGAATGATACAGTATCACTAAGAGCTTTGGTTAGATTCGGAAGAATGTTATTTAGGCATCTCAAGTTCCACAATCCAAAATCTTGGAACAGAGCCTCAAAACATTTCAAGACCTACTCTGAAATGGAAGACATGTTACATTTATTCCCTGAGTAAGGTCAGTCTGCATCACTGCTCGGTATGCAGTAGCGCCTCTTAGTGGGTAGATGTTCACAAATATGAatcataacttttttttttgctgtcccTTGTTGCAGAGGGAACAATATACAAATGGTATACCAGCGCCTTTTGTGGTTTGTAATGTGGACTCTTCTTAGTGTATACTAACAATACAAGACTTTTTCATAGTGTAATTTCAGCATGAGAGAATTCAATACTTATTTAAATCAAACAGACCACACCTCCATACTCATTTATAGACTGTCTAGCTTCTGAGTCAATGTGACAAAAATGAAGATCAGACTTGCATTTTACATAGGCACATTATGCATGTCAGCGTTTGTCTACAACCTCTCTGAAATAAGGACATGTTTGTGTGCATAAGCGGCTGAATAGTTTGTGATTCATCGCACTGAAAACTAAATCCTGCTCGTATGAAACTGTTTGTCTTAGCACATTTTTTCAGCAAATGGGCACATGAAGAGTGACGTTTATCATGTTTTTCACAGAAATCAGAATGCTAGAGTGAATTTACTGGCTATGTGGTGTTACACAATTGACATTTACCAACCACAAAAATATGAAATCTGAAGAAAACAGGTTGTCTGCATAGAAATAACACGTCATCTTTTGCCTAAGGAGGACAGTCCCGTGAAtgtaatttgttttctttttcccttGTGGTTTATTAAGTTCAACATCAGAATAAATCACCAAAACAAATAGATGGGTGTTGATATTACAATGAAATGGGTGTCGGGTGCCAAATGATGTGATATTTAGGTGCCTTTATTAATTATATGGAAATGTTGTTGGCAGGAACAGCCTTTGAAGGCAGAATAGGTGTTtgcaaatgaacacacacaatttaggTGAGCAGCTTGACCTAAGTCCCgattctcacactcacacaagttTATTTGGGCCCAAACTTAACACAAAATCATGGGTCGTCTAGTTTCAGTGCAAACCACCCACATACACAACTCATATCTGCTAACAGCTGAATTTCTGCACACCCACAGGGAGAAATACTTACTCAGAGAAACATGATTCAAATTTAGAtgaatcacaaaaacaaaagaacaaaaaaattcatatagtaaaataattaacaaatatacaaatatattaattaaaatggcTATCTTCTCTATTTACTGGCAACCTTTACAAAcagcaaaaatgcagttaaaGCCTTTGCAGTACATTTACTTTACACTGAGATTTTGACATATAATTTGATACGTATCACCCTGGGTTATCGTACATTATAGGAAAAGAATTAGTGTTGTAATCTTGGTAGAGCTTATGTTCACAAAGGAATTTTTGACTAAGCAATTTGATAATTCAATTTATAATTTCACAACACAGAATAGAGGGATTATTTCTTCCATATTTAAgtgtgcaataatatattttaagttttagGTTTTTTAAACTGACATCTCCTTTACCATGACTgccaacattttatttacacagtTTACTCTTTGAATTTTTCGGAAGGGTTatctaaacatatatttattagttggtttttttttgcgttttttttttttaatagcaaTGGGAAATAAGAGTGGAATCACAtagcactatataaatatagtTAATCAAACCAATGTAGTTTTGTGCTACAAGCATATATCCAAATGAATAATAACTTTACACCAGTAACATAAtgggtttattttttacactacTGTGGCTATTTTCAGTCTCTCTGATAATGTCAAATTGAAATGGGACCGAAAGAGCAAATAAGCAATAGAAGTTTACCTAAGAAATACGATCTCTACTTCTTCTTGTGTAAAAAACCCCAAGCATTtagaaattttaaaatggctctTTTGTCACTGACATCTGcaatattttataatgtttataaaatgtttaggAATATTTGCAGTCACATTATTAATGCAACATTTGTTGGAATATCTGAAGCATACAAGTTATTCAACCAAAAAGAGGTTTGATTAAACTCCAGCATACATTCTGAGTGGCCCATAAATATTCATTATGAGTTTATTTGTAAAGGCAGATTGAGTTGTCGTTGTCTTTGTGCAACTGTTTTTGTCTCAGGATTGATTTGGTAGACTGGAGTGATTTTGACCATTTTCAGAAGTCAATAATTAGCTGGGTGAACAGTAATTTACTGCAAAATTAATTCACACCTGAACAGAAAATCTTGTGAAAAATTCCTTGCTTAAACTTGCTAATTTAATTTCTGATGACATTTGGCGTTTTCTGGGTATAAATAAAGGTTGGACATTGAACACATGCTGCGTAGTTCTTTGAGAGGGAGGTGACAACATAAGGTGAGTCTCGTTATCAGTAAGGTAAATTTTCTTCTGCAGTGAAAAGACAaaggttttaaatgtattaaacatatattgaaaacatttttatatattttataaaataaaacgcTACTATTAAATGATTGAtaacatatatttattataattactttaatgattttaatgtttgtCAATCAATCTTTTAAGGAAAGTTATGCCATATTTTGCATTCTATATATaaccatatttatatatttagtgaATATCTGACTTCAGCAAAGAATGTAAAACAGTATAAAAATGATTATCTGAGATTTTCTTATATtgaaatacatttacacacataaaaTTGCATAATGTAGATAAGTCAAATCACTGAAATTATGGTTTCAATGTTTGAAAAATATAAGCTATGTCAAATGTGCCATTTGTGTCTTGCTTATTTGTTATTTCATATTGCAGAAAGTGTGCTTATGTGTTGTAATACTGAGACTAATGGAATAGCATTCTGTTTTGAAATAGGAACATCTTAATCTAGATGACTGAAGCTACTATTTTCTTCTATTTGAGTATTTCCTAACCACACAGTGTTCTTGTAACTTCAGATCACGTAGTAGTACCACAGGTACATAAGACTTTGATGTAGAAACCTTTTCAAGTGCATTACTTGTCAGACACCATAGTTAAAGGATCACACTTTTATGCCAACTATGCTTATAGCATGCACCATGGAATTTTATAACACTGTATGATAGAAAATAAGATTGTGTTTAACTTTTCTTCATTCTTCAGTCAACAAGTGCAACACAGGAAGAGGACAAGAGACACAAAAAAGACAAAGCGAAGATTGTGTGCATTTTAGCAGGTAATTGTTTTCCTATCCTGTTATCTGAAAATGAAGACTGAAAATGCAATAAATGATTTAGAGTATAAATAGAGTAACTCTTTTGCCTGGGTGTAGAAGAGTTTGCTGTACTGTGACCTGTTGTACTGAAATGGTTTAAGCGATGGAAAgaacgatgatgatgatgatgatgatcatgaTGATGAATAGTAGGTTGTCATactttgattgattgattgttgttgtatgtatgttttatttgaatgcagtcaaaatatgtacaaaatatttgtaaaagtaaacatgACTATTTCAGATATCTCATcttgaaagaaaaaagacaccacatgctttttttcttgaagtgcaaaaacattttctcctctctctatctctctctctttcttcttatatatatatatatatatttatatttatatttatatttatatttatgtgtgtgtgtgtgtgtgtgtagacatgTGTGCCATTtggataaaaataaaacaaaattaacaaTTTATTAGTTCACATTAGTTCAGAGTTCATTTTCAGGTGCACTACTGAAAAGTTTGCCTAGTCACAAAACAGATACCTTGTGTTATACACAAAAAGTGTTCAAGTTAAGTGTGGctttgtgtgtatcatcctgaaaaatgaaaaactcCCAAAAATAGTTTTGTTCACATCTTTTCATCTTTGTAAATAATATGTGGTAGACTGAGTGGTTGGTAGAAACTGATTCCAGAACAAACTTTTACCAGTTTCAGACAGACACAAGGCTGAATGGCTTTGTGTGAGAGCTGTGCGTCATAATGAAACGTTCCATGGTGTAAAACAAGATTTGGGCAATGAGTAATTTTCCATTACTGGGAAGGCCAAATCAGAAACTATTTATTGTGATTGTGTGATTTGTTTATATACAAGCTTTTGCTACAAAGAAGAACATTAGCTGCAGACAACATTTATCAGGAGTAggaataatacaataaacatTTTTGGATGTTTCTCATGCTGGTTCTTATTTGACTGAAGCTGGCATCTGCAGATAAATATAATAGTTTGATTGTGCTTcagcattttatatataattattttaattaatgtttgtttaacatttttaaaccatCGTACCTGTTTGGTTCTATAGTGTGCGACACTCAATAACTTATTTTTAATCCTGTGATCTCAGCTCAAGTGTTTTTTCTTGTACACTGATTATATCAGTAACCACAAAGATTGAGAACTTTCTCTTTCTGCATTGCGTGTACCTCTATCCCATTTCCCCTTCCTGACTTGCTTATCTTGTGCAAGTTTTTTTGCAAAATGCAAACCGAGTGTACGTGCattcatgtgtatgtgtgagtgtgtttgtgtgcggtgtgtatgtgtggtttcCTGAGAGGTGGGAGAGGTTGATGTACTTTTGAAATAGAAGTGCATTATCTTGTTTGCTGAATTAACATAAGTGAAGGGATTTGTGAAAGATCCTCTAGTTTAAATCCTTATCTGTGTTTTTGCCCCAAGGTCTGGCTTCATGTGGCATTGATATGTGAATAGCTTTAAATTCTTGGGCCACCACACATATCCACTGCATCATTGTCATCCTGCTTTCATTTATTTCCTTTCCCACCCTCATAATGTTAATGAGAGGGGAAAACCCTGATGTTGTGTTAAAAGAAAAGCATTTACATTTCTGCCCCAGTCGTCTTTTGAGGATTTCGGAATCTTTTGCAACAGATAACATGTAGTGAACAAATTCTGGAACAGCCAAAAAGTCAAGGGTATAGCAGTcgtaaagttttttttgtttttccctaAAGGGCCTaagatgttttgtttgttcttttggCTATCTAGATTCTAAGATAAACACAGATTTTATAATACTGTTGCTTTTATTTCCCACAGGAATGCCAGAGTCCAAGAATGTGAGTGTCAAGACGAGGGAAGTGAGTGACACAGAGAAATGTCCTGTTCTAAAAGGGGAGCAGAAAAATGAGGCTAATGATTTAAACTTCCATGCCTCTGCCCAGTTGGACGAAAAGCCATCCTCTCAGGTAATTGAATgcaaaatagttttattagaaAGTATGGTTCTCTTCAAAAAATCTTCAttctatgtaaataaataaataaataaataaatacgtacATACACACGTAAGTACATACACTATTTCAACAATACATCTACTCgttttcaatatatttatattcaaatatatagttttcaaatatatatatatatatatatatatatatatatatatatatatttgtaaaattatttttatgcaacacattattaaatatattattatttttagattaATAATTCATTTCAATTTGCAAAGTGTAtagtatattatatttatattttatatgaatattaCCTATTTGCCTGACATCTTTAAATATTGGATGTAATAATGATATAATATGTTTTTAACATTGTGGTAGTTGAACAAGTACAATAGGgagaaataacgtaatgacaaACTCTAATTGAGCAGGTGTTCCATTTTATAATCTCATTGtataatttgttttttcttatacaaaacattaaattatttttttattttacatacacatacaatattattattattattaatgcttAATAAGGGTGCTTCTTGCATGTTAAACAatctaaatgtgtttgtgtgtgtgtgtgtgtgtgtgtgtgtgtgtgtgtgtgtgtgtgtttgtctttgtatctGCAGAGTGCTGATAAAACAACGCATAGACACTCTCTTCATTTAGCATTTCAGAATCCTCAGCTGACCCAGAATAGACCATCTGTGCTCTGTTCCACCTCTCTTCTACCTCTGGGTTGGTTCTGTGGCAAGAAAAAtttgatatttcatatttaatgtgAATTACGTCTTTGAGTTTCTGGTTGTAGACTAATTGTTAACAGAATGCAGTTCCTTTATGTTCAGCTGAAAATAATCTGTTCCCAAAAGTTACATTTCATACTCGAGTTATCTTTCAACTAATATTTGTTTGGACCTTGTGATCTCTTCTGTTGATTTTGACTGAAGATTAGTAGTACTGTACAAAATTAGCAAAAGCTTgcatcactcattcatttatttattgcattcTTTTAACAGGACCCACAGGTTGTTCTCAACTCTCAAAGAATTTGAGTAAATCGGCTTTCAAAACTAATGAAAAGTCTTCAGGATATATTTCTAGTCCAGCGTTAATGTGCACCAATCCTCACAAATCAGCTGTCACTCCAACAAACAGGTCAGTCTTTCTGCCACAATTACTTTTGGAAATTTCAAACCATTAAGGGATCCATTCCTTTAATTCAGGTAGCCAATGAGTAGAGCTCCCTTGAAAGCTTGGAAGAAATGCATGATTTGTAATTTCTGAAACCTGAAATGACTCTCCTAAACCTGGATAAAGTTAAATAGAAGAGTCCATGAGACAAATGTTAGTTACAGGGAAGGGCATTATGTCCAGATAAAAGTGACACAAATCTATTACTATTTACTTTTAGTCAAATAATGGAAAAACCTTTATGATATATATGGcttatattaaaacatttgtatTAAAGAGGTTATGTCTCTGGTTTTATTTTGATGCCAGAACTTCAGTTCATTTAGAATGTTACAGGATATTAGATTAGCGACAGTGAAAACAGGACACAAAGAAACTGATATATTACGCTGATTTTTCTGTGGAAACAGGCTTCAGCAAGAACATTGTAAAgaagtgttgttgttttttttttttcatttaataggaattggttattttttaaaacccaaCATTGACTGAATACTGATACAGAATAAGAATTCCCTAgttgaataattaaataaataaataaataaatgtaaaagtaaatgaATAACTATATTGTATTCAGTCACAACcctaattatgttaatgtacatttatatttcacagCCTCGTCCAGTCTGAAGTATTAAGCTGTCTTTTTGTCAATGATCGGTGTTGTTGGCCAGGATGTGATGAAGCTTTTGAAGAGTACTCTGCATTCCTGAAGTAAGTCTTCCTTAGATTTTGAGGCACTGTAACCAAATATGCCAAATGTCTTTGGCCTTTGCCAAGTGCATTTTTGAAGACACATATTCTCCAATTTTCTAGACACCTAAACCATAGACACAGCTGTGGGGAAAAAACAATTGCGCAGTGGAGGGTACAGCAAGAAAGGGTGCGGCATATGGAAAATCAAGTATGTAAATGTCAAATATATATTGTAGCACTGTGCAAATAACCTAAATCTGTTGACATGTCAGCAGGATGATCAAAAGCTATCTTAACAATCAGAATTCTCTGGGCATTTATCCAGATCTGCTAaatgcactgacactgacactgatATTTGACTTGATAATCATTTAATTAgaattattttttgtgttgaaACAAGCTTGGATAATTGTATCTCTGCTTCAGCTCATTCAGGAGAAACAGAGACTCCAGGCCATGCAGTTTCATCTAAGGCTGTCTGAACATACTTCAACACATGCAGTaagagaaataaacattttgcaAAAGTTTCCTCTAATTATCCAATGAACCACAGAGTATCCAGTTGAAGTATCTATGGCgctttgtttaaaaactgtCAAATTAATAGTAAATCCTTGTTGTCCTTTCCATTTCAGTCAGTTGAGGTTAATGTTGTTTGAAATGTATGGTGGTGTAATGTGTGCTTCTCTGTCAGAGGGCAGCTCTAGGCTGGTGGAGTCCACTGGCAGCGATCATGCCCCCATCGGAGGAGCCAGATGGAGGGGCAGAGTGGGCCAGCGACATAGCAGGACATCAGGAATACTGGCCCACGCCTGCCCCTCACCTACTGTCAGGTAACGCTTACTAACACACTGACTTTCCCATGGCTGTCATGATAAATATCACATACATGCATATGTATACAGGCTAATGCAGCCCACACACTCGTCCAACAATATCTTTATAACTCTTTTTTCCTATCCACCTAGCACGGTACAATGCTGATGCATGAGATCAAGattacaatacatttttcttcTCTGCACACTCATCTGTTAGCACACGTGCAACAGAACGCAGTTCCCTTTTGTTCATCAGGAAATACTCATGCCCCAGATATGTTTCACTTGAGATACTGTTTCATGTCATATTAGGATAAAATACAAATACTTGGATTATTACACATTGGCAATGATATTTTTGTCACCTGAAATATTATCTATCAAAGtctaagacccccccccccatttacAATTATACGTCATacaaatgtatttctttttatGACAGATTTCATGAACAGCATTGGATGGTACAAATATGTCAACATCAGGCCACCATATACCTACGCATTTCTTATCAGATGGGCAAGTAAAGAGTTTCTGTATATTACACATTCATTACATTTCCTTATGTCTTATTTATTGCATTGGTGTATACATATCTACAGGACAGTCTCATTAGTTTGTCTGATTTCTTTTATATTCACAGTCAATACTGGAGGCACCAGACAAGCAAAGAGCACTGAATGAGATCTACAACTGGTTCATTCAAAAGTTCTTTTACTTCCGTCACAACACTCCCACTTGGAAGGTACTTTATTATGCTGTGATACAGTTTAACTCATCCACCCCTGTTCGGTGCAGCCAGTTCAAAAAGCTGTAGGGTGAATGAGCATTAAATCAATACTTTAGTTTGATGATTTGCCCATTGTGCAGTCTAATATCAGAACACTTCCCACAACAGCCCCTAAAGTGATATGAAGCAGTGTTGGATCTGCATTTCTCTTGATATACATTCTTTTTGGCTTTTGGCTCCCCTGGTGGACATTTCACTCCTGACCCAT
This window contains:
- the foxp3b gene encoding forkhead box protein P3; protein product: MNECREHHINVTKDCNGVMPAIMESFRMTAGFGICLGEDDQRIRVWKHCVLHGAHLIEMKSVACQLTWCALGAEAFRLFSTSATQEEDKRHKKDKAKIVCILAGMPESKNVSVKTREVSDTEKCPVLKGEQKNEANDLNFHASAQLDEKPSSQSADKTTHRHSLHLAFQNPQLTQNRPSVLCSTSLLPLGPTGCSQLSKNLSKSAFKTNEKSSGYISSPALMCTNPHKSAVTPTNSLVQSEVLSCLFVNDRCCWPGCDEAFEEYSAFLKHLNHRHSCGEKTIAQWRVQQERVRHMENQLIQEKQRLQAMQFHLRLSEHTSTHARAALGWWSPLAAIMPPSEEPDGGAEWASDIAGHQEYWPTPAPHLLSDFMNSIGWYKYVNIRPPYTYAFLIRWSILEAPDKQRALNEIYNWFIQKFFYFRHNTPTWKNAVRHNLSLHKCFVRVDGGKGAVWTVDEKEFQKRKGQKFNRDSALKWLPTFSQLPQVS